Proteins from one Aureimonas sp. SA4125 genomic window:
- a CDS encoding Tex family protein → MADRPSIETIIAGEIGARAEQVAAAVALLDGGATVPFVARYRKEATGGLDDIQLRALETRLGYLRDLEARRATVLKSIADQGKLTPALASAIGAAATRPVLEDLYLPFRPKRRSRADAARERGLGPLAETILSDRRTDPLALAATFVGKDVADVKAALEGARDIVAETMAETPALVGAIRRHLVDKARLRARVVSGKEEAGAKFSDYFDHEEKWATAPSHRVLAMLRAAKEGVISLDIEVDADDASPVKPVEAMIARQFNIATSSGGAADAWLMGVARWAWRQKIHGHLSTELMGTIKESADAEAIRVFARNLKDLMLAAPAGAKVTMGLDPGIRTGVKVAVIDATGQLVDSATVYPFQPRNDLRGASAALAALIAKHRVELVAIGNGTASRETEKLAAAVIADLPGRKPTAVVVSEAGASVYSASEIASREMPDVDVSIRGAASIARRLQDPLAEIVKVDPKAIGVGQYQHDVDQGALSRALETVVEDAVNAVGVDVNTASSALLSHVSGIGPGLAEAIVAQRDKEGPFKTRRKLLTVPRLGPKAFEQCAGFLRIRDGAEPLDASAVHPEAYPLAKRIVSAAGKDLRTLMGDAATLRSLDPAKFVSEGFGLPTVRDILAELEKPGRDPRPAFRTATFAEGVNEMSDLKPGMSLEGTVTNVAAFGAFVDIGVHQDGLVHVSQLSDRFVKDASEVVKTGQIVRVRVLEVDVKRKRISLSMKTATDTADAPPPRENRQSKPPPPRAEPPSQGAFGSALADALKRR, encoded by the coding sequence ATGGCCGACCGCCCGAGCATCGAGACCATCATCGCCGGCGAGATCGGCGCGCGGGCCGAACAGGTCGCGGCGGCGGTGGCGCTCCTCGACGGCGGCGCCACCGTCCCCTTCGTCGCGCGCTACCGCAAGGAAGCGACCGGCGGCCTCGACGACATCCAGCTGCGGGCGCTGGAAACCCGCCTCGGCTATCTCCGCGATCTCGAGGCGCGGCGCGCCACCGTGCTGAAATCCATTGCCGACCAGGGCAAACTCACGCCCGCCCTCGCGTCGGCGATCGGGGCCGCTGCGACGCGACCGGTGCTGGAGGACCTCTACCTCCCCTTCCGGCCGAAACGTCGCAGCCGGGCGGACGCCGCCCGCGAACGCGGCCTCGGGCCGCTGGCGGAGACGATCCTCTCCGACCGCCGCACCGATCCCCTCGCCCTTGCTGCAACGTTCGTCGGCAAGGACGTCGCCGACGTGAAGGCGGCGCTAGAAGGCGCCCGCGACATCGTCGCCGAGACCATGGCCGAGACGCCGGCGCTCGTCGGCGCGATCCGACGGCACCTCGTCGACAAGGCCCGGCTGCGGGCCCGCGTCGTTTCCGGCAAGGAGGAGGCCGGGGCGAAATTCTCCGACTATTTCGACCATGAGGAGAAATGGGCGACGGCGCCGAGCCACCGCGTTCTCGCCATGCTGCGCGCCGCCAAGGAGGGCGTGATCAGCCTCGACATCGAGGTCGACGCCGACGACGCGTCGCCGGTGAAGCCGGTCGAGGCGATGATCGCACGGCAGTTCAACATTGCCACTTCCAGCGGCGGCGCTGCCGACGCCTGGCTCATGGGCGTCGCGCGCTGGGCCTGGCGGCAGAAGATTCACGGGCATTTGTCGACCGAATTGATGGGCACGATCAAGGAGAGCGCCGATGCCGAGGCGATCCGCGTCTTCGCGCGCAATCTGAAGGATCTGATGCTGGCCGCACCGGCCGGCGCGAAGGTGACGATGGGGCTCGATCCCGGCATCCGCACCGGGGTGAAGGTCGCCGTGATCGACGCCACCGGGCAGCTCGTCGACAGCGCCACCGTCTATCCCTTCCAGCCGCGCAACGATCTGCGCGGCGCCTCGGCCGCGCTCGCCGCGCTGATCGCCAAACACCGCGTCGAGCTCGTCGCCATCGGCAACGGCACGGCGAGCCGCGAGACGGAAAAGCTCGCCGCCGCGGTGATCGCCGATCTGCCCGGCAGGAAGCCGACCGCCGTGGTGGTCAGCGAGGCCGGCGCCTCGGTCTATTCGGCCTCCGAGATCGCCTCGCGCGAAATGCCCGACGTCGACGTCTCGATCCGGGGCGCCGCCTCGATCGCGCGGCGGCTGCAGGATCCGCTGGCGGAGATCGTCAAGGTCGACCCGAAGGCGATCGGTGTCGGCCAGTATCAGCACGACGTCGACCAGGGAGCCCTGTCGCGGGCACTGGAGACCGTGGTCGAGGACGCGGTGAACGCCGTCGGCGTCGACGTCAACACGGCCTCGTCGGCGCTGCTGTCGCATGTCTCGGGCATCGGACCGGGCCTGGCCGAGGCGATCGTCGCGCAGCGCGACAAGGAGGGCCCGTTCAAGACACGGCGCAAGCTCCTGACCGTGCCGCGTCTCGGGCCCAAGGCCTTCGAACAGTGCGCCGGCTTCCTGCGCATCCGGGACGGCGCCGAGCCGCTCGACGCCTCGGCCGTGCATCCGGAAGCCTATCCCCTCGCCAAGCGCATCGTGTCGGCCGCCGGCAAGGATTTGCGCACCTTGATGGGCGACGCGGCGACCCTGCGCAGCCTCGACCCGGCAAAATTCGTCAGCGAAGGTTTTGGCCTGCCGACGGTGCGCGACATTCTCGCCGAGCTTGAAAAGCCCGGCCGCGACCCCCGCCCCGCCTTCCGCACGGCGACCTTCGCGGAGGGGGTGAACGAGATGTCGGACCTGAAGCCCGGCATGTCGCTGGAGGGCACGGTGACGAATGTCGCCGCCTTCGGCGCCTTCGTCGACATCGGCGTGCACCAGGACGGGCTCGTCCACGTCTCGCAACTCTCCGACCGTTTCGTGAAGGACGCGTCGGAGGTGGTGAAGACCGGGCAGATCGTCCGGGTCCGGGTGCTGGAGGTCGACGTCAAGCGCAAGCGCATCAGCCTGTCGATGAAGACCGCGACAGACACGGCCGACGCACCGCCGCCACGCGAAAACCGGCAGAGCAAGCCGCCGCCACCGCGCGCGGAACCCCCGTCGCAGGGCGCCTTCGGCTCGGCGCTGGCCGATGCGTTGAAGCGCCGCTGA
- a CDS encoding aldo/keto reductase: MKQVMLANGEAVPALGQGTWMMGEDRARRKGEIEALRHGFELGMTLVDTAEMYGDGASEELVGEAMEGRRDGIFLVSKAYPQNASRQRLPLACERSLARLGTDRIDLYLLHWRGGVPLAETVEAMETLRSQGKIRHWGVSNLDLADMQELMEAGGESCATDQILYNLTRRGPEFDLLPWLQERRMPAMAYSPVEQGRLLGHAALAALSAERGATPAQIALAFVLRREGMIAIPKAGTLAHVVENSGALGLDLSPEDLARIDRSFPSPTRRAPLDML, from the coding sequence ATGAAACAGGTCATGCTTGCGAACGGCGAGGCGGTGCCGGCTCTCGGTCAGGGCACGTGGATGATGGGCGAGGACCGGGCGCGCCGGAAAGGGGAGATCGAGGCGCTGCGTCACGGCTTCGAGCTCGGCATGACGCTTGTCGACACGGCCGAGATGTATGGCGACGGCGCCTCGGAGGAGCTTGTCGGCGAGGCCATGGAAGGCCGGCGCGACGGAATCTTCCTCGTCAGCAAGGCCTATCCGCAGAACGCGTCGCGCCAGCGTCTGCCGCTTGCCTGCGAACGGAGCCTCGCGCGGCTCGGGACGGACCGGATCGACCTCTACCTCCTGCACTGGCGCGGCGGCGTGCCGCTGGCGGAGACGGTCGAGGCCATGGAGACGCTGCGCAGCCAGGGCAAGATCCGCCATTGGGGCGTCAGCAATCTTGACCTCGCCGACATGCAGGAACTCATGGAGGCCGGCGGCGAGAGCTGCGCCACTGACCAGATCCTCTACAATCTCACGCGCAGGGGACCTGAATTCGACCTTCTGCCCTGGCTGCAGGAACGGCGGATGCCGGCGATGGCCTACAGCCCGGTGGAGCAGGGCAGGCTGCTCGGGCATGCGGCCCTGGCGGCTCTTTCGGCCGAGCGCGGGGCGACCCCGGCACAGATCGCGCTCGCCTTCGTGCTGCGGCGGGAGGGCATGATCGCCATTCCGAAGGCCGGGACGCTCGCCCATGTCGTGGAGAATTCTGGCGCGCTCGGCCTCGACCTCAGCCCGGAGGATCTTGCCCGCATCGATCGCAGCTTTCCCTCGCCGACGCGCCGCGCGCCCCTCGACATGCTGTAG
- a CDS encoding phosphotransferase yields MIYDEPFLQQLESGLRGTLAAWDMGPAATLSRLGISENALFLAEEGERRIVLRVHRPHYHGEAEITSELSWIEALRAGDVVATPRPLPTREGSLLASFDAAGERRRVVAFAHMTGTEPSGDLLRWYGHLGAISARLHAHARAWCRPAGFVRKRWNFDTIIGPDAYWGDWRDALGLDAEGRAVLESTHARLKADTAAFGEGADRFGLIHGDMRSANLLVDGDRLGVIDFDDCGFSWFAYDLAAAISFIEHEPIVPALTAAWLGGYRSVAPFSKDEERALPMLVMLRRMQLTAWIASHAETPTARSLGPAYTAGTVALANAFLSRETRTDAG; encoded by the coding sequence ATGATCTACGACGAACCGTTTCTGCAGCAGCTGGAAAGCGGCCTGCGCGGGACCCTCGCGGCCTGGGACATGGGGCCGGCGGCGACCCTGTCGCGACTCGGCATTTCGGAGAACGCGCTGTTTCTGGCCGAAGAGGGCGAGCGCCGCATCGTGCTCCGGGTGCATCGGCCGCACTATCACGGCGAAGCGGAGATCACCTCGGAGCTTTCCTGGATCGAGGCCCTGCGCGCCGGCGACGTCGTCGCGACGCCGCGACCTCTGCCGACACGCGAGGGTTCGCTCCTCGCCAGCTTCGACGCCGCGGGGGAACGCCGGCGGGTGGTCGCCTTCGCGCACATGACGGGCACCGAACCCAGCGGCGACCTTCTGCGCTGGTACGGCCATCTCGGCGCGATCAGCGCCCGCCTGCACGCGCACGCCCGCGCCTGGTGCCGGCCGGCCGGCTTCGTGCGCAAGCGCTGGAATTTCGATACCATCATCGGGCCAGACGCCTATTGGGGCGACTGGCGCGACGCGCTCGGGCTCGATGCCGAGGGTCGCGCCGTGCTGGAAAGCACCCATGCCCGGCTCAAGGCCGATACCGCAGCCTTCGGAGAAGGCGCCGATCGTTTCGGCCTCATCCATGGCGACATGCGGTCCGCCAATCTCCTCGTCGACGGCGACCGCCTCGGCGTCATCGACTTCGACGACTGCGGCTTCTCCTGGTTCGCCTATGATCTTGCCGCGGCGATCAGCTTCATCGAGCACGAGCCGATCGTTCCGGCGCTGACGGCGGCGTGGCTCGGCGGCTATCGCAGTGTCGCGCCCTTCTCCAAGGACGAGGAGCGCGCGCTGCCGATGCTGGTGATGCTGCGCCGTATGCAGCTCACGGCTTGGATCGCCTCCCATGCCGAGACACCCACCGCCCGAAGCCTCGGCCCCGCCTACACCGCCGGCACGGTCGCGCTCGCAAATGCTTTTTTGTCGCGCGAGACGCGTACGGATGCCGGCTGA
- a CDS encoding RibD family protein yields MQRLIVSDHTWQSLLRLKGSAGDVAGQDRDDPAWQVYSAIARPSPASFVVAQVGQSLDGRVATISGDACDVSGPDGILHLHRLRALVDAVIVGVGTVVADDPRLTVREVEGPCPVRVIIDPRGRLPGEASLLNDGGPQALVIRDRSACRETGGHIIHLEARDGRLSPSDILGALAARGLHTVLVEGGADTIGAFLSSGQVDRLHVAVSPIVIGSGPAGLVLPTITRLDEALRAPCRIYDLGSDILFDLECRKSGTG; encoded by the coding sequence ATGCAACGGCTGATCGTCAGCGACCATACCTGGCAGTCGCTGCTGCGCCTGAAGGGATCGGCAGGCGATGTCGCGGGCCAGGACCGCGACGATCCGGCGTGGCAGGTCTACTCTGCCATCGCGCGCCCGTCCCCGGCATCCTTCGTCGTCGCCCAGGTCGGCCAGTCGCTCGATGGCCGCGTCGCGACGATCAGTGGTGATGCCTGCGATGTGTCCGGCCCGGACGGCATTCTTCATCTCCACAGGCTGCGCGCTCTGGTCGATGCCGTCATCGTGGGCGTCGGAACGGTGGTCGCCGACGACCCGCGTCTCACCGTGCGCGAAGTGGAGGGACCCTGTCCCGTCCGGGTGATCATCGATCCCAGGGGACGCCTGCCGGGGGAGGCCAGCCTTCTGAACGACGGCGGCCCGCAGGCGCTCGTCATTCGGGATCGATCGGCGTGTCGGGAGACGGGAGGCCATATCATCCATCTCGAGGCCAGGGACGGGCGGTTGTCGCCGAGCGACATTCTGGGCGCTCTGGCCGCCCGCGGTCTTCACACCGTCCTCGTCGAAGGCGGCGCCGACACGATCGGCGCCTTCCTGAGCAGCGGTCAGGTCGATCGACTGCATGTCGCCGTCTCGCCGATCGTCATCGGCTCCGGACCGGCCGGGCTCGTCCTGCCGACCATCACCCGCCTCGACGAGGCGCTTCGCGCGCCCTGCAGGATCTATGACCTCGGCAGCGATATCCTCTTCGACCTCGAATGCCGGAAAAGCGGGACGGGCTGA